The Virgibacillus phasianinus genome includes a window with the following:
- the hisG gene encoding ATP phosphoribosyltransferase has translation MKYLTLALAKGRTAEQAIKLLANAGIHFETFTSTSRKLIFHDDRTEIKMIYVKAVDVPTYVETGAADIGIVGKDNIQESGANVYDMMDLKFGSCQFVVAGVDKNKYTDAQRITVATKYPQIATDHFHKQGRQIDTIKLNGSVELAPLIGMADVIVDIMETGTTLKENGLEVFETAEHISTRLIVNKASFATKSERVHNLLNQIQNALG, from the coding sequence ATGAAATACCTGACCCTTGCCTTAGCAAAAGGGCGTACCGCCGAGCAAGCTATTAAACTATTAGCTAATGCAGGCATTCACTTTGAGACATTTACATCAACAAGCAGAAAGTTAATCTTCCACGATGATAGGACAGAAATCAAAATGATTTATGTAAAAGCTGTGGATGTCCCTACGTACGTCGAAACCGGTGCTGCCGATATTGGAATTGTCGGAAAGGATAATATACAGGAATCGGGAGCAAACGTATACGATATGATGGATTTAAAATTTGGCTCCTGTCAGTTTGTCGTTGCCGGAGTAGATAAGAATAAATATACAGATGCACAAAGGATAACTGTCGCAACTAAATATCCACAAATCGCAACAGATCACTTCCATAAACAAGGGAGACAGATTGATACGATTAAACTCAATGGTTCAGTTGAACTTGCACCATTAATTGGGATGGCTGATGTCATCGTGGACATTATGGAAACAGGCACAACATTAAAAGAAAATGGGTTGGAGGTTTTTGAAACTGCTGAACACATCAGTACACGGCTCATTGTCAATAAGGCAAGTTTTGCTACAAAGTCAGAGCGTGTCCATAACCTGCTAAACCAAATTCAGAATGCTTTGGGGTGA